A region of Osmerus eperlanus chromosome 9, fOsmEpe2.1, whole genome shotgun sequence DNA encodes the following proteins:
- the LOC134026602 gene encoding otoferlin-like — RSHKEDHKRDEPAILETEDLDGQDMFLGGGPDPDTISLASVTAVTTNVSNKRSKPDIKMEPSAGRPMDYQVSVTVIEARQLVGLNMDPVVCVEIGEDKKYTSMKESTNCPYYNEYFVFDFHVPADVMFDKILKLSVIHSKNLLRSGTLVGTFKIDVGTIYSQPEHQFFHKWAFLSDPDDITAGGKGYIKCDIAVVGKGDNIKTPHKANESDEDDIEGNLLLPEGVPLERQWARYYLKIYRAEGLPKMNTSIMANVKKAFIGENKDLVDPYVQVSFAGQKGKTSIQKSSYEPIWNEQIVFTEMFPPLCKRMKVQIRDSDKVNDVALGTHFIDLRKIANDGDKGFLPTLGPAWVNMYGSTRSYTLMDEHQDLNEGLGEGVSFRARLLISLGVEILDTSSGDITSSTEIQVEGVSNISENATGKIEEFFLFGAFLEATMVDRKIGDKPINFELTIGNYGSEVDGVTKPKSGRKKKGADDEEESELIHNSSEEELDEDGDLASVATTPPMKPVITDRNYFHLPYFERKPCIYIKSWWQDQRRRLYNANIIDNIADKLEEGLNDVQEIIKTEKAYPERRLRGVLEELGNGCSQFVSLASKDQSQNGKTKLDRERLKLCMTELENMGQQAKTIRSQVKKNTVKEKLKLVQNFLQKLRFLADEPQHSVPDIYIWMMSNNKRIAYARVPSKDILYSPVDEETGKDCGKVKTIFLRLPGKKGFGTAGWTVQAKIEIYLWLGLNKQRKDFLCGLPNGFEENKLARGIGLQPSPPISLTYMMKQIFQLRVHMYQGRSLFAADSTGLSDPFARVFFSTQSQVTEVLSETLCPTWDQLMVFDNVELFGEASELRDDPPIIVIEIYDQDTVGKAEFMGRTFAKPITKMADEHYGPPRFPPQLEYYQIYRGNCTAGEMLAAFELLQIGPNGKADLPPIDGPTDMDRGPILPVPLGIRPVLSKYRIEVLFWGLRDLKRVNLAQVDRPRVDIECAGKGVQSSLIANYRKNPNFSTLVKWFEVDLPENELLHPPLNIRVVDCRAFGRYTLVGSHAVTSLRKFIYRAADKQANNWNTTEEIIVNMEPEPTVKKMDTVVKLHCGSDAVVKVDMEDEKEVKGKKKKRNKGGEDPEEEELDESMLDWWSKYFASIETLMEILKAREAAQADAEEKEDMDIAAEAAEIKSDDSPVKGSKKGRGKSKDKKKPTPGMTPEKKKKKHDELKVYHKELENDFDNFADWLHSFNLYRGKSGDDDDQNMADEDRIIGKFKGSMCMYKVPFSDEMSGEMGFDSNMGMFQNLPHNDPINILVRVYVVRATDLHPADINGKADPYIAIKLGKSEIKDKENYISKQLNPIFGKSFDIEATFPMDSTLTVSIYDWDLVGTDDLIGETRVDLENRYYSKHRATCGIASNYAIHGYNVWRDPMKPTQILGKLCKEGKLDGPHYGPGGRVKVGNRVYMGTTEVEDENGLKKQTDEHLALTVLNHWEDMPRVGCKLIPEHVETRRLLNPDKPGIEQGRIEMWVDMFPKDLPAPGPAIDISPRKPKKFELRVIVWNTDEVVLEDDDIFTGEKSSDIFVRGWLKGQQEDKQDTDVHYHSLTGEGNFNWRFVYPFDYLIAEEKIVISKKESMFAWDETQYKIPARLNLQVWDADHFSADDFLGAIELDLNRFPRGAKTAKQCTIEMVTNEQAMPMVSIFKQKRIKGWWPFLARDENDEFELTGKVEAELHLLTAEEAEKSPVGEGRNEPEPLEKPNRPDTTFLWFLMPLKAIRYLVCKQYKWLICKILLALLLVVLLGLFLYSIPGYLVKKLLGA, encoded by the exons CGCAGCCACAAGGAGGACCAcaagagag ATGAGCCTGCTATTCTGGAGACGGAGGATCTGGACGGACAGGACATGTTTCTGGGTGGTGGCCCTGACCCTGACACCATCTCATTGGCCTCCGTCACAGCTGTCACCACAAATGTGTCCAATAAAAG GTCCAAGCCAGACATAAAGATGGAACCAAGTGCAGGGAGACCAATGGACTACCAA GTCAGTGTGACAGTAATAGAAGCCAGACAGCTAGTTGGCCTCAACATGgatcctgtggtgtgtgtggagattgGAGAGGATAAGAAGTACACATCCATGAAGGAGTCAACAAACTGTCCATACTATAATGAG TATTTTGTTTTTGACTTCCACGTCCCGGCAGACGTCATGTTTGACAAGATCCTGAAGTTGTCT GTAATCCACTCAAAAAACCTGCTGCGCAGTGGCACTTTGGTGGGGACGTTCAAAATTGACGTGGGAACAATCTATAGCCAGCCAG AACATCAGTTTTTCCACAAATGGGCCTTTTTGTCGGACCCTGATGACATCACGGCGGGAGGTAAAGGATACATCAAATGTGACATTGCTGTGGTGGGGAAAGGAGACAACATCAAAACTCCACACAAGGCCAATGAGAGCGACGAGGACGACATTGAGGG GAACCTGCTCCTACCTGAGGGGGTTCCCCTGGAGCGTCAGTGGGCTCGCTACTACTTGAAGATCTACAGAGCCGAGGGGCTCCCCAAGATGAACACCAGCATCATGGCCAACGTGAAGAAGGCCTTCATCGGAGAGAACAAGGACCTTGTCGATCCATATGTCCAGGTGTCTTTTGCCGGGCAGAAG GGAAAAACGTCCATACAGAAGAGCAGCTATGAGCCCATCTGGAACGAGCAGATTGTTTTCACTGAGATGTTTCCGCCCTTATGCAAACGTATGAAGGTTCAGATCCGAGACTCGGACAAAGTGAATGATGTGGCCTTAGGAACGCACTTCATCGACCTGCGCAAGATTGCTAATGATGGAGACAAAG GCTTCCTGCCTACACTGGGGCCCGCCTGGGTGAACATGTATGGCTCCACACGTAGCTACACCCTGATGGACGAGCACCAGGACCTGAacgaggggctgggggagggggtgtcctTCCGGGCCCGGCTGCTGATCAGCCTGGGGGTGGAGATCCTGGACACGTCCTCTGGAGACATCACCAGCTCCACCGAAAtccaggtggagggggtgtccaACATCTCAGAG AATGCCACAGGAAAAATTGAGGAGTTTTTCTTGTTTGGGGCGTTTCTGGAGGCCACCATGGTTGACAGGAAGATCGGGGACAAGCCTATAAACTTTGAGCTCACTATAG GAAACTATGGGAGTGAAGTTGACGGGGTGACCAAGCCCAAGtcagggaggaagaagaagggtgCTGATGATGAGGAAGAGTCGGAGCTCATCCATAACTCCAGTGAAGAAGAGCTTGATGAGGATGGAGACCTGGCCTCGGTGGCCACCACCCCACCCATGAAACCTGTCATCACTGACAG AAACTACTTCCACCTGCCCTACTTTGAGAGGAAGCCTTGTATCTACATCAAGAGCTGGTGGCAGGACCAGAGACGAAGGCTGTACAATGCCAACATTATTGACAACATTGCAGACAAACTG GAAGAGGGTCTGAATGATGTCCAGGAGATTATCAAGACAGAGAAGGCCTACCCTGAACGCAGACTGAGGGGAGTCTTGGAGGAACTTGGCAATGGATGCAG CCAATTTGTTTCCCTGGCAAGCAAGGACCAGTCCCAAAATGGGAAAACCAAgctggatagagagagactgaagcttTGCATGACAGAACTG GAGAATATGGGACAGCAAGCTAAGACTATCAGATCTCAGGTGAAGAAAAACACTGTGAAAGAGAAGCTCAAGCTGGTCCAGAATTTTCTCCAGAAACTGAGGTTCCTCGCTGATGAG CCTCAACACAGCGTTCCTGATATCTACATCTGGATGATGAGCAACAACAAGCGTATCGCTTACGCCCGCGTCCCCTCCAAAGACATCCTCTACTCTCCGGTGGACGAGGAGACCGGGAAGGATTGTGGGAAAGTCAAAACCATCTTCCTGAGG CTTCCTGGAAAGAAAGGCTTTGGGACTGCCGGCTGGACGGTGCAGGCCAAGATAGAGATCTATCTGTGGCTGGGCCTCAACAAGCAGAGGAAGGACTTCCTGTGTGGCCTGCCCAACGGCTTTGAGGAGAACAAGTTGGCAAGAGGAATTGGCTTGcagccctcacctcccatcAGCCTCACCTACATGA TGAAACAGATCTTCCAGCTCAGAGTGCACATGTACCAGGGCCGCAGCCTGTTTGCAGCTGACAGCACTGGCCTCTCTGACCCCTTTGCCCGGGTGTTCTTCTCCACACAGAGCCAGGTCACAGAG GTGTTGAGCGAGACTCTCTGCCCCACCTGGGACCAGCTGATGGTCTTTGACAACGTGGAGCTGTTTGGAGAGGCTAGCGAGCTTAGGGACGACCCTCCCATCATCGTCATAGAGATCTATGATCAGGACACTGTG GGGAAAGCAGAGTTCATGGGCAGGACCTTCGCGAAGCCCATCACTAAGATGGCGGATGAGCACTATGGCCCCCCGCGCTTCCCCCCCCAGCTGGAGTACTACCAGATATACAGGGGGAACTGCACTGCTGGAGAGATGCTGGCTGCCTTCGAGCTGCTGCAG ATTGGCCCAAATGGTAAAGCTGACCTTCCCCCCATCGACGGCCCCACTGATATGGACCGAGGTCCCATCCTGCCTGTCCCTCTGGGCATCAGGCCCGTACTCAGCAAGTACAGGATCGAG GTGCTGTTCTGGGGCCTGAGGGACCTGAAGCGGGTGAATTTGGCCCAGGTGGACCGGCCTCGCGTGGACATTGAATGTGCCGGTAAAGGGGTTCAGTCTTCCCTCATCGCGAACTACCGGAAAAATCCCAACTTTAGTACCCTGGTCAAGTGGTTTGAAGTG GACCTGCCTGAGAACGAGCTGCTGCATCCTCCCCTCAACATCCGCGTGGTCGACTGCAGGGCCTTCGGCCGCTACACCCTGGTGGGCTCCCACGCCGTCACCTCCCTGCGCAAGTTCATCTACCGGGCGGCCGACAAACAGGCCAATAACTGGAACACCACAG AAGAAATAATCGTTAACATGGAGCCAGAGCCAACCGTGAAAAAGATGGACACTGTGGTCAAACTGCACTGT GGTTCTGATGCCGTGGTGAAGGTTGACATG GAAGacgagaaggaggtgaaggggaagaagaagaagagaaacaagggaggagaggatccggaggaggaggagcttgaCGAGAGCATGCTGGACTGGTGGTCCAAATACTTTGCCTCGATTGAAACTCTGATGGAA ATCCTGAAGGCCCGGGAGGCAGCCCAAGCAGAtgcagaggagaaagaagacaTGGACATCGCTGCAGAAGCTGCAG AGATCAAATCTGACGACTCTCCTGTGAAAGGCTCCAAGAAGGGCAGGGGGAAATCCAAGGACAAGAAGAAGCCTACGCCTGGCATGActccagagaagaagaagaagaaacatgATGAGCTGAAG GTGTACCATAAGGAACTGGAGAATGATTTTGACAACTTTGCAGACTGGCTCCACTCCTTCAACCTGTACAGAGGAAAGAGTGGGGATGACGACGACCAGAACATGGCAGACGAGGACAGGATTATCGGGAAGTTCAAA GGCTCCATGTGCATGTACAAAGTCCCATTCTCAGATGAGATGTCCGGGGAGATGGGCTTCGACTCCAACATGGGCATGTTCCAGAATCTTCCTCACAATGACCCAATAAACATCCTTGTCCGTGTCTATGTCGTCAGG GCCACTGACCTCCACCCAGCAGACATCAACGGGAAGGCTGACCCCTACATCGCCATCAAACTGGGGAAGTCTGAAATCAAAGACAAAGAGAACTACATCTCCAAACAACTCAACCCCATATTTGGCAA ATCCTTTGACATCGAAGCAACATTTCCTATGGATTCCACGCTAACGGTGTCAATCTACGACTGGGACCTGGTGGGAACTGACGACCTGATAGGAGAAACCAGGGTGGACCTGGAGAACCGCTACTACAGCAAGCACAGAGCCACCTGTGGAATCGCTTCCAACTATGCCAT CCATGGctacaatgtgtggcgggacCCGATGAAGCCCACCCAGATCCTAGGCAAGCTCTGCAAGGAAGGCAAGCTCGACGGGCCCCACTACGGCCCTGGAGGACGGGTGAAGGTGGGGAACCGTGTCTACATGGGGACAACGGAGGTCGAAGACGAGAACG GCCTGAAGAAGCAGACGGATGAGCACCTGGCCTTGACGGTGCTGAACCACTGGGAGGACATGCCAAGGGTGGGCTGCAAGCTCATCCCGGAGCACGTGGAGACCCGGCGGCTCCTCAACCCGGACAAGCCCGGCATCGAGCAG GGAAGGATTGAGATGTGGGTGGACATGTTTCCCAAGGACCTGCCTGCCCCCGGACCTGCCATTGATATTTCACCAAGGAAACCAAAGAA ATTTGAACTGAGGGTGATAGTTTGGAACACAGATGAGGTGGTTCTGGAAGACGATGACATCTTCACAGGCGAGAAGTCCAGTGACATTTTTGTCCGAGG cTGGCTGAAGGGCCAGCAGGAGGACAAGCAGGACACAGACGTGCACTACCACTCCCTGACAGGAGAAGGCAACTTCAACTGGCGCTTCGTCTACCCCTTCGACTACCTGATTGCCGAGGAGAAGATTGTCATCTCCAAGAAGGAGTCCATGTTTGCCTGGGATGAGACCCAGTACAAGATCCCGGCCCGTCTCAACCTTCAAGTGTGGGACGCTGACCACTTCTCCGCCGATGACTTCCTGG GTGCGATTGAGCTGGATCTGAACCGCTTCCCCCGAGGAGCGAAGACGGCCAAGCAGTGCACCATTGAAATGGTGACCAACGAGCAGGCTATGCCCATGGTGTCCATCTTCAAGCAGAAGAGGATCAAGGGCTGGTGGCCGTTTTTGGCCAGAGATGAAAACGATGAGTTTGAACTGACG GGTAAAGTGGAAGCAGAGCTGCACCTGTTGACAGCTGAGGAAGCTGAGAAGAGTCCAGTGGGTGAAGGACGCAATGAACCAGAACCTCTGGAGAAACCAAA TCGTCCAGACACCACCTTCCTGTGGTTCCTCATGCCCCTGAAGGCCATTCGCTACTTGGTCTGCAAACAGTACAAGTGGCTGATCTGCAAGATCCTGCTGGCCCTTCTACTTGTTGTATTGCTGGGCCTCTTCCTCTACAGCATTCCTGGCTACCTGGTCAAGAAGCTGCTGGGGGCTTGA
- the LOC134026831 gene encoding pre-mRNA-splicing regulator WTAP-like produces the protein MTEEPLPKRVRLCESDLKTLPREELCERWKEEEAYVQTLESKYSEPNSNEVTCLRESEESLKLQQQEAARRENILVMRLATKEQEMQECTTQIQYLKQAQQPNLSHLRSLTVDPAVNLFFLKMKSELEDTKDKLEQAQNELSAWKFTPDSQTGKKLMAKCRMLIQENQELGRQLSQGRTAQLEAELALQKKYSEELKGSQDELKDFIIQLDEEVEGMQSTILVLQQQLKESRQQQQAQGQAPGGPAPGGPTPPAPKQAWPAGLVNGPGSTSPTHRTAVTGLGPAPETDSQAEQESLPSHSTGADAKLSNSNHSGDVNQLSEGYETVDSPTGSEASFTQRSIDWNPEPQEESTLAGKAMRTTGSRQAQNGLNVSV, from the exons ATGACTGAGGAACCTTTGCCTAAGAGG GTTCGCCTCTGTGAATCAGATTTAAAGACACTTCCCAGAGAGGAACTTTGTGAACG ATGGAAAGAAGAGGAAGCTTATGTGCAAACACTTGAGTCAAAGTATTCAGAGCCGAATT CTAACGAGGTGACCTGCCTGCGGGAGTCTGAAGAAAGCCTGAagctgcagcagcaggaggCAGCACGCAGGGAGAACATCCTGGTCATGAGGCTGGCCACCAAAGAACAGGAGATGCAGGAGTGCACT ACCCAGATCCAGTACCTTAAGCAGGCCCAGCAGCCAAACTTGTCCCATCTGAGGTCTTTGACTGTGGACCCTGCCGTCAACCTGTTTTTCCTCAAAATGAAGAGCGAACTGGAGGACACTAAAGACAAACTGGAGCAGGCCCAAAATGAACTCAGTGCCTGGAAATTTACACCTGATAG CCAGACGGGGAAGAAGCTGATGGCTAAGTGCCGCATGCTGATCCAGGAGAACCAGGAGCTGGGCCGCCAGCTGTCCCAGGGACGCACCGCCCAGCTGGAGGCCGAGCTGGCCCTGCAGAAGAAGTACAGCGAGGAGCTCAAGGGCAGCCAGGACG AGTTGAAGGACTTCATCATCCAGCTggacgaggaggtggagggcaTGCAGAGCACCATCCTggtcctgcagcagcagctgaaGGAGTCccgacagcagcagcaggcccagggCCAGGCCCCCGGAGGCCCGGCCCCCGGGGGCCCCACACCGCCGGCCCCTAAGCAGGCCTGGCCGGCCGGGCTGGTGAATGGCCCAGGCAGCACTAGCCCTACTCATAGGACAGCAGTAACAGGCCTGGGCCCTgccccagagacagacagccaagcAGAGCAGGAGTCCCTACCATCGCACTCCACCGGGGCCGATGCAAAACTGTCCAACTCCAACCACTCTGGGGATGTGAACCAGCTTAGCGAGGGCTATGAGACTGTAGACTCCCCCACTGGCAGTGAGGCGTCCTTCACGCAGCGCTCCATAGACTGGAACCCAGAGCCCCAGGAGGAGAGCACACTGGCTGGGAAGGCCATGAGAACTACAGGCTCACGTCAAGCTCAGAATGGCTTGAATGTTTCAGTTTAG